In Leptidea sinapis chromosome 8, ilLepSina1.1, whole genome shotgun sequence, a single window of DNA contains:
- the LOC126965643 gene encoding venom peptide BmKAPI-like — protein MMYKYLAVFLLCFVLTETMQIEEKPWECPENELYFKCQKEVCWKQCQDLKKPPPCPSIAPGCYDPACLCKENYLRNELGVCVHEDECFWSTQTIYENAISTYDRLIWIHINLLGVRYQK, from the exons ATGATGTATAAATATCTGGCTGTATTTCTTTTGTGTTTCGTTTTAACAGAAACTATGCAAATTGAGGAAAAGCCCTGGG aATGCCCTGAAAACGAACTATACTTCAAATGTCAAAAAGAAGTTTGCTGGAAACAATGCCAGGATTTAAAGAAACCTCCACCGTGCCCTTCCATAGCGCCAGGATGTTACGACCCAGCCTGCTTGTGTAAGGAGAACTATCTCAGGAACGAGCTGGGTGTATGTGTTCATGAAGATGAGTGCT tCTGGAGCACCCAAACAATATATGAAAATGCCATTTCGACATACGACAGGCTAATTTggatacatataaaccttcttGGTGTGAGATATCAAAAGTGA
- the LOC126965563 gene encoding uncharacterized protein LOC126965563 encodes MSFPIKFFSLQKTELEYEVAIRGESPGTTVAELRKQINKLSQLFPSHDILCSHLEPSEDIAAVVKLLNKIKSSLDSGLTDKSSLLRLENLLNHIYHRINRIEPDDIKEEHLTSTKLFRICYEQYLKLSNKIVDPLLVDLATSTIATSSKSQQPINIAVTCDKSVTSELGRLKFDGKSCVRSFIERANEFSEARNIPDSKFLSLATEIFTGDALHWFRTIKDQVSSWDDLVVLLKQDFDKSDYDYRLVSEIRSRTQGETENITIFLSILSGMFARLSNPMPEEDKLEIVLHNIRPCYASTLASSPELRNIDQVKTICKNYENIQSRFAHFREPIAAFGTLAPEFAYKGTEISDKFKLSSNDVKTSGLLDSGSAVTILGNYAHTALVDRGLKLYTADKLSIVTAGGQNFKTVGYLDLPVQFEDQFHIIKAHIVPEVQSPLILGVDFWRAFKLCPKYLGSFGLSSVPLANINTDTSTVFIHSYENLDESQRARASNIIDQFKEISFEYKGLGRTNLITHRIDTGSSPPVRQRYYRLSPEKQKILVEQVDEMLKLDVVEPCESAWQSPVLLVTKKNGQPRFCLDSRKLNSITKRDAYNLPYISEILDNLRDARYLSSIDLSKAFWQLPIAPQDRDKTAFYVPGRGTFRFKTTPFGLTNAPSTQQRLVDLLFGNMENKVFAYLDDIVLVTSSFDDHVTLLLQVLDKLRMANLTVNLEKCEFYRSQLKYLGYVVDAKGLRTDPDKISSILNYPTPTCRKDLKRFLGTATWYRRFVPKFSTIAGPLNKLTSSKKSAPPFKWTDEADVAFRMLKECLVSAPVLFCPKYDLPFEIHTDASNYGVGAMLTQTIEGKEHPIAYMSRSLSGAEKNYSITERETLAVIVALEQWRCYIENGKTFTVYTDHSALKWFLNLNNPTGRLARWGVRLSSFNFVVKHRRGVDNIIPDALSRAVPVSTIDTLLANTNTSDDWYLNIYDGCITGLICIAM; translated from the exons ATGTCTTTTccaataaaatttttttcacttcaaaaaacagAGTTAGAATACGAAGTTGCGATAAGAGGTGAAAGCCCAGGTACTACTGTGGCTGAACTTAGAAAACAAATCAATAAATTAAGTCAGTTGTTTCCTTCTCACGACATATTATGCTCTCACCTTGAACCATCTGAGGATATAGCGGCTGTTGTAAAGttattaaacaaaatcaaatcGAGTCTGGACTCTGGTCTTACAGACAAAAGTTCGTTATTAcgtttagaaaatttattaaatcacATTTACCATAGGATCAACAGAATTGAACCTGATGACATAAAAGAGGAACATCTTACAAGTACCAAACTCTTCAGGATATGTTACgaacaatatttaaaactttcaaataaaatagtcGATCCTCTTTTAGTTGATTTAGCCACCTCAACGATTGCGACTTCGTCTAAAAGTCAACAACCTATTAATATTGCTGTCACTTGTGACAAAAGTGTAACTTCCGAACTAGGCAGGTTGAAGTTCGATGGCAAGTCTTGCGTTAGATCTTTTATTGAACGTGCTAATGAATTTAGCGAAGCACGTAACATCCCCGACTCAAAATTCTTATCACTTGCAACAGAAATATTTACGGGTGACGCATTACATTGGTTTAGAACTATTAAAGACCAAGTTTCGTCTTGGGATGATCTAGTTGTTTTGTTGAAACAAGATTTTGATAAAAGTGATTATGATTACCGTTTAGTTTCTGAGATTCGCTCTAGGACCCAAGGGGAAACGGAaaatatcacaatttttttgtctATCTTATCAGGTATGTTTGCACGGCTTTCTAACCCAATGCCGGAAGAGGACAAGCTTGAAATTGTGTTGCATAATATTCGTCCATGTTATGCTAGCACTTTAGCTTCCTCGCCTGAGTTACGGAATATAGATCAGGTTAAAACTATCTGTAAAAATTACGAAAATATTCAATCGCGATTTGCGCACTTCAGAGAACCAATTGCAGCTTTTGGTACTCTGGCACCAGAATTTGCTTATAAAGGCACTGAAATATCTGATAAATTTAAGTTAAGCAGTAATGACGTTAAAA CTTCAGGCCTTCTAGATTCAGGTTCAGCAGTAACCATACTAGGTAATTATGCTCACACCGCATTGGTCGATCGTGGTTTGAAGTTATATACAGCAGATAAGTTATCAATTGTGACGGCTGGTGGACAGAATTTCAAAACTGTTGGTTATCTAGATTTACCAGTGCAGTTTGAAGATCAATTTCACATTATTAAGGCCCATATAGTTCCCGAAGTTCAATCACCACTTATTTTAGGAGTTGATTTCTGGCGCGCTTTTAAACTATGTCCTAAATATTTGGGATCGTTTGGTTTATCAAGTGTTCCTCTAGCAAACATAAATACTGATACTTCTACTGTATTCATACATTCATACGAGAATTTAGATGAGTCTCAGAGGGCTCGTGCCAGTAATATTATTGATCAGTTTAAGGAAATTTCTTTTGAATACAAAGGCTTAGGACGCACGAATTTAATTACTCATCGCATAGATACAGGAAGTTCTCCTCCGGTTAGACAGCGTTACTATAGACTTTCTccagaaaaacaaaaaattttagtCGAGCAGGTGGATGAAATGTTAAAACTTGATGTAGTTGAGCCTTGCGAAAGTGCGTGGCAATCTCCAGTATTACTAGTAACAAAGAAAAACGGTCAGCCTAGATTTTGCCTAGATAGCAGAAAACTCAACTCCATCACAAAACGTGATGCATATAATTTGCCATATATAAGCGAAATATTGGATAACTTACGTGACGCGCGTTACCTTAGTAGTAttgatttatctaaggccttTTGGCAATTGCCGATTGCCCCCCAGGATAGAGATAAAACAGCATTCTACGTCCCAGGTCGCGGAACGTTCAGGTTCAAAACTACTCCGTTTGGGTTGACTAACGCACCATCTACGCAACAGCGTTTGGTTGATTTATTGTTTGGGAATATGGAAAACAAGGTATTCGCATATTTGGACGATATAGTTTTAGTTACTAGCTCGTTTGATGATCATGTGACACTTCTCTTGCAAGTACTTGATAAGTTACGAATGGCAAACTTAACTGTGAATCTAGAAAAATGTGAATTTTATCGTAGTCAGCTTAAATATTTAGGCTACGTGGTTGATGCGAAAGGTTTACGAACTGATCCAGATAAAATCTCATCAATTTTAAACTATCCAACTCCTACGTGTCGTAAGGACCTTAAACGTTTCCTCGGCACGGCAACTTGGTATAGAAGATTTGTTCCAAAGTTTAGCACAATCGCTGGGCCGCTCAATAAGCTAACTTCTAGTAAAAAGTCAGCTCCCCCCTTTAAATGGACTGATGAAGCTGACGTCGCGTTTAGGATGCTAAAAGAATGTTTAGTATCTGCACCAGTTCTATTTTGCCCTAAGTATGACCTTCCTTTTGAAATCCACACTGACGCTAGCAACTATGGCGTAGGTGCTATGTTGACTCAAACTATTGAGGGTAAAGAACACCCAATAGCTTACATGAGCAGATCTCTATCCGGGGCAGAAAAGAATTATAGTATCACAGAGCGTGAGACATTGGCTGTTATCGTCGCACTAGAGCAATGGAGATGCTACATAGAAAACGGAAAAACGTTTACGGTGTACACAGATCATTCAGCATTAAAGTGGTtcctaaatttaaataatccaaCAGGGCGCTTAGCGCGGTGGGGTGTACGGCTATCATCATTTAATTTTGTCGTAAAACACCGCCGGGGAGTTGATAATATTATACCAGATGCTTTATCGCGTGCTGTACCGGTGTCTACCATAGATACTTTGTTAGCAAACACGAACACTAGTGACGAttggtatttaaatatttacgacGGCT GTATTACTGGCCTAATATGCATAGCGATGTAA